The Prevotella melaninogenica genome window below encodes:
- a CDS encoding RagB/SusD family nutrient uptake outer membrane protein: MNTKFKYIFSTAALLLSVGFTSCTGDLDVKPIDPNLNTKENTSPESAFNKCYAHIAMAGNGGANGDSDVDGIDGGTSGYVRQLFNSQELTTDEAICAWGDEGIANMNFDSYDASHPMLKGFYYRLYAGITYCNQYLADFGDYNATMSAEVRFIRALNYYYLLDGWGNVPFTTAISSAKPARIQRADLYKWLIDELKNEVEPKLNDASPKTSATTGYGRVDKAAAWMLLARLYMNAEVYTGTADWANAKLYAKKVIDSPYKLYTTKKGQWSAYQQLFMGDNGENGASVEAIFPILQDGLKTTSYGTTLYLMAGSNDNSEHIKSAAIAGNSTTGGWAGNRMRPDLVLKFFPNNDAPNVAAYAMPAAADDDRALFDGEGRNVSNGDDEKGVKVFTNGFSVCKFNNFKTDGSAGHNSLFPDADFFLMRAAEAYLMYAEADARQNNGTTTAQGTAYINALRTRANATTQTAYSLRQICDEWSREFYFEGLRRTTLIRFGYFGGNVNYNWSWKGGVKSGRNFDSHLNLFPIPTSDMVANSNLIQNTGY; the protein is encoded by the coding sequence ATGAATACTAAATTCAAATATATATTCTCTACAGCAGCACTTTTGCTGTCAGTAGGGTTCACCTCTTGTACAGGCGATTTGGATGTAAAACCAATTGATCCAAACCTTAATACAAAGGAAAATACGTCGCCAGAAAGCGCATTCAATAAGTGCTATGCTCATATTGCTATGGCTGGTAACGGTGGAGCTAATGGTGATAGCGATGTTGATGGTATCGATGGTGGAACCAGTGGTTACGTACGTCAGCTGTTCAACTCACAGGAGTTAACCACCGATGAGGCTATCTGCGCATGGGGTGATGAGGGTATTGCTAACATGAACTTCGATAGTTATGACGCTTCACATCCAATGTTGAAGGGTTTTTACTATCGTCTTTATGCGGGTATCACCTATTGCAATCAGTATCTTGCAGACTTCGGTGACTACAACGCAACGATGTCAGCAGAGGTTCGTTTCATCCGTGCTTTGAATTATTACTATCTCTTGGACGGATGGGGTAATGTTCCTTTCACAACAGCAATATCTTCTGCTAAGCCAGCTCGCATCCAGCGTGCAGACCTTTATAAGTGGCTTATTGACGAATTGAAGAACGAGGTTGAGCCTAAACTGAACGATGCAAGTCCAAAGACTTCAGCCACTACTGGTTATGGTCGTGTCGACAAAGCTGCTGCTTGGATGCTCTTGGCTCGTCTTTATATGAATGCTGAGGTTTATACAGGTACTGCTGATTGGGCTAATGCTAAGTTATATGCAAAGAAGGTTATCGACTCTCCTTATAAGCTCTACACAACCAAGAAGGGTCAGTGGAGTGCTTATCAGCAACTCTTTATGGGCGATAATGGTGAGAATGGTGCTTCTGTTGAGGCTATCTTCCCTATCCTTCAGGATGGTTTGAAGACAACTTCATATGGTACAACCCTCTACCTTATGGCTGGTTCTAACGATAACAGCGAGCATATCAAGAGTGCTGCTATTGCTGGTAACAGCACAACTGGCGGTTGGGCTGGTAACCGTATGCGTCCAGACCTCGTATTGAAGTTCTTCCCAAATAACGATGCTCCTAATGTTGCTGCATACGCTATGCCAGCAGCAGCTGATGACGATCGTGCCCTCTTCGATGGTGAAGGTCGTAATGTAAGCAATGGTGACGATGAGAAGGGTGTAAAGGTATTTACCAACGGATTCTCTGTTTGTAAGTTTAATAACTTCAAGACGGACGGCAGTGCAGGTCATAACTCGCTCTTCCCAGATGCCGACTTCTTCCTTATGCGTGCTGCTGAGGCTTACTTAATGTATGCAGAGGCTGATGCACGTCAGAACAATGGAACGACAACTGCACAGGGAACTGCTTATATCAATGCGCTCCGTACGCGTGCTAATGCTACTACTCAGACCGCTTATTCACTCCGTCAGATCTGTGACGAGTGGAGCCGTGAGTTCTACTTCGAAGGCTTGCGTCGTACAACACTTATCCGTTTCGGTTACTTCGGTGGTAATGTTAATTACAACTGGAGTTGGAAGGGTGGTGTGAAGAGTGGTCGTAACTTCGACTCTCACCTCAATCTCTTCCCAATTCCGACAAGTGATATGGTTGCTAATAGCAACTTGATTCAGAATACTGGGTATTAA
- a CDS encoding SusC/RagA family TonB-linked outer membrane protein: MKQVKCKFPVRILTLLLGLFLSVSAFAQSTITGQVKDATGEPVIGASVLINGTSNGTVTDLDGNFSISVQPGATLTISYIGFQKQQVAAANGMVITLQEDQAQQMNEVVVIGYGAVKKSDLTGSVTALKPDSKNKGLVVNAQDMLAGKVAGVSVTSDGGTPGGGANIRIRGGSSLNASNNPLIVIDGVAMDQTGIKGVSNPLSLVNPQDIESFNVLKDASATAIYGSRGSNGVIIITTKKGRRGLQVSYNGSFTVSRNSKNLDVLSADEYRSLIAKKFGTDLYTLDSNGNKVPTAYSRLGSANTNWQNEIFRTALSHDHNVAVSGQVGDWLPYRVSAGYTNQQGIIKTSNFERFTGALTLSPSFLNDHLKVTLNAKGMWTKNRYADGEAIKAARQFDPTQPVYASGYDNFGGYYQWLDDGTALNDSSWPKTYYLLATKNPVSILNLKNDRAISRDFLGSADVDYKVHGFEDLRFHVTAGVDVAKGRQVTDVDPASPQAIYYGSYGWESQLKRNMQLSAYAQYYHDFNDKAKNHFDIMAGYEWAHFWHNTNNAYWSYYPTTNGDATLAGKQRNYAPYYYATENYLVSFFGRANWSLMDGRYMVTATVRNDGSSRFKEHWATFPSFAFAWRINEENLFKQIDWLSDLKLRLSWGMTGQQEGIGDYNYFAIYEMNTGNESTYPIAGNGSLARPKAYDPNLKWETTTSYNVGLDWGILKQRLTGSVDWYYRKTTDLLNSATVPAGANFRNQVMSNIGSMYNMGVETSLHWLAVNAKDFNWTMDYNFTYNYNKITNLNGGSDPNYFVPTGGISAGTGGNIQAQHVGNAVNSFHVFQQAYDKNGKPLEGVVVDRNSDGKITDADKYYYKAPAAPVTMGFASRFEYRNWDLGFALRASLGNYVYNDAFASTSNMSNSEIFVKSKFLVNRPTDVVADNWLSTETTSTQTDYWVQNASFLKMDNITLGYSFANLLKQGSWNGITGRIYGTVNNVFCLTKYKGLDPEVFNGIDNNLYPRPISFILGLNLNF, encoded by the coding sequence ATGAAGCAGGTAAAATGCAAATTTCCTGTTAGGATATTGACTCTATTGTTGGGTCTATTCCTTTCAGTCAGTGCCTTTGCGCAGTCTACGATTACTGGACAGGTGAAGGATGCTACTGGTGAGCCAGTCATTGGTGCTTCTGTCCTTATCAATGGGACAAGTAATGGTACAGTGACCGACCTTGATGGTAACTTCTCTATCAGCGTACAGCCGGGTGCTACTTTGACAATCTCTTACATTGGTTTCCAGAAACAACAGGTAGCTGCAGCCAATGGTATGGTAATTACACTTCAGGAAGACCAAGCACAGCAGATGAATGAGGTTGTTGTTATTGGTTACGGTGCTGTTAAGAAGAGTGACCTTACGGGTTCTGTGACAGCCTTGAAACCTGATAGCAAGAATAAGGGTCTTGTTGTTAATGCACAGGACATGCTTGCTGGTAAGGTTGCCGGTGTGAGTGTAACGAGCGATGGTGGTACTCCTGGTGGCGGTGCTAACATTCGTATTCGTGGTGGTTCTTCTTTGAACGCATCTAACAATCCATTGATTGTGATTGATGGTGTGGCTATGGACCAGACAGGTATTAAGGGTGTAAGCAATCCTTTGTCACTTGTAAACCCACAGGATATTGAGTCTTTCAACGTTTTGAAGGATGCTTCCGCTACTGCAATCTATGGTTCTCGTGGTTCAAATGGTGTTATCATCATTACAACAAAGAAAGGACGTCGTGGTTTACAGGTTTCTTATAATGGTAGCTTTACTGTTAGTAGAAATTCAAAGAATCTTGATGTGTTGTCTGCTGATGAGTATCGTAGCCTTATTGCAAAGAAGTTTGGAACAGATCTTTATACACTCGACTCAAATGGTAATAAGGTTCCAACAGCTTATTCACGTCTTGGTAGTGCTAATACTAACTGGCAGAACGAAATCTTCCGTACAGCGCTTAGCCATGACCACAACGTAGCTGTTTCTGGTCAGGTTGGTGACTGGTTGCCTTATCGTGTTAGTGCAGGCTACACAAATCAGCAGGGTATCATCAAGACTTCTAACTTTGAGCGTTTCACTGGAGCGTTAACATTGAGCCCTTCTTTCTTGAATGACCACTTGAAGGTTACGTTGAATGCTAAGGGAATGTGGACAAAGAATCGCTACGCTGATGGTGAGGCTATCAAGGCAGCACGTCAGTTTGACCCAACACAGCCAGTCTATGCGTCTGGTTATGATAACTTCGGTGGCTACTATCAGTGGCTTGATGATGGTACAGCGCTCAATGATAGCAGTTGGCCAAAGACCTATTATTTATTGGCAACAAAGAACCCTGTGTCTATTCTTAACCTAAAGAACGACCGTGCTATCAGCCGCGACTTCCTTGGTAGTGCCGATGTTGATTATAAAGTTCATGGCTTTGAAGACCTCCGTTTCCACGTTACTGCAGGTGTTGATGTTGCTAAGGGACGTCAGGTAACAGATGTTGATCCAGCCTCTCCACAGGCTATCTATTATGGTTCTTATGGATGGGAATCACAGTTGAAACGTAACATGCAGCTCTCTGCTTATGCTCAGTACTACCACGATTTCAATGATAAAGCAAAGAATCACTTCGATATCATGGCTGGTTATGAGTGGGCACACTTCTGGCACAACACGAATAATGCTTATTGGAGTTACTATCCAACTACAAACGGTGATGCAACTCTTGCTGGCAAACAACGCAATTATGCACCTTATTACTATGCAACAGAGAACTATCTTGTATCCTTCTTCGGCCGTGCAAACTGGTCTTTGATGGACGGTCGTTATATGGTAACAGCAACCGTACGTAATGATGGTTCTTCACGTTTCAAGGAGCATTGGGCAACGTTCCCATCATTCGCTTTTGCATGGCGTATCAATGAAGAGAATCTTTTCAAGCAGATTGACTGGTTGTCAGACTTGAAACTTCGTCTTAGCTGGGGTATGACTGGTCAGCAGGAAGGTATCGGCGACTATAATTACTTCGCTATATACGAAATGAATACAGGTAATGAATCTACCTATCCAATTGCTGGTAATGGTTCTTTGGCTCGTCCAAAGGCATACGATCCAAACTTGAAGTGGGAGACAACTACCTCTTATAATGTAGGACTTGATTGGGGTATTCTCAAGCAGCGCCTCACAGGTAGCGTTGATTGGTACTACCGTAAGACCACCGACTTGCTCAATAGTGCAACCGTACCAGCAGGTGCTAACTTCCGTAATCAAGTAATGAGCAACATTGGTTCTATGTATAATATGGGTGTTGAAACAAGTCTCCACTGGTTGGCAGTGAACGCTAAGGACTTCAACTGGACAATGGATTACAACTTCACCTATAACTATAATAAGATTACGAACCTCAATGGTGGTAGCGATCCAAACTATTTCGTACCAACAGGAGGTATCTCTGCTGGTACTGGTGGTAACATCCAGGCACAGCATGTAGGTAATGCTGTTAACTCTTTCCACGTATTCCAGCAGGCATATGATAAGAATGGCAAGCCGTTGGAGGGTGTAGTTGTCGACCGCAACAGCGATGGTAAGATTACCGATGCAGATAAGTACTACTACAAGGCACCTGCAGCACCAGTAACGATGGGCTTTGCTTCTCGTTTCGAGTATCGTAATTGGGACCTCGGTTTCGCACTCCGTGCAAGTCTTGGCAACTATGTTTACAATGATGCTTTTGCAAGTACTTCTAATATGTCTAACTCAGAAATATTTGTAAAGAGCAAGTTCCTTGTGAACCGTCCTACGGATGTAGTAGCAGACAACTGGTTGTCAACCGAGACTACATCTACTCAGACAGACTACTGGGTACAGAATGCTTCTTTCTTGAAGATGGATAACATAACTTTGGGTTATAGCTTCGCTAATCTTCTCAAGCAGGGTTCATGGAATGGAATCACTGGTCGTATTTATGGAACTGTGAATAACGTGTTCTGCCTTACTAAGTATAAAGGTCTCGACCCAGAGGTGTTCAATGGTATTGACAACAACCTCTATCCACGTCCAATCTCATTCATCTTGGGTTTGAACCTGAATTTCTAA
- a CDS encoding alpha-amylase family glycosyl hydrolase: MKRKLVFLYALVFSLCAMSQGWPTNYGGVMLQGFYWDSFDDSQWTVLEKKANDFSGYFDLVWVPQSGKAAATKSMGYDPLYYFNQNSSFGTEAELRSMITTFKNKQIGTIADVVINHHGTNNGWFGFPAEVYKGVTYQNLSTDVCADDDGGAAATEARKTGTQLSQNNDDGEGWGGMRDLDHKSSNVQKIVKAYENYLLNDLGYAGFRYDMVKGFAASHVGNYNTAANVTYSVGEYWDGNANTVKAWIDATGKRSAAFDFAFRYAVRDAINQNDWRVLNDTRLTGLNIDNGAYKQYAVTFVENHDVQDRGTTSGYSPDPIRKDTLAANAYLLAMPGTPCVFYTHYLAYPKEIKAMIDARKLAGVTNTSSYQNYRSSTGYYANVVTGKNGKLLVVVGSNANQLIVPTSRYTKLLSGYHYAYYLTNDAETPWVDKASGQYEVENLKVKLTAVSTNAGAKLVYTTNGTEPTASSAQVASGTEITLPEGETTLKVALLAGGVVGKVITRSYKVTAPVPYTPETIRVYVNTDQVNWSIYVNYHSWGGTHTATAWPGDKVTTTATINGKTWFYKDYTLTKADDYVNFVFSIGSAANASDNQSLDIERVKKTSYFVISSTKENGKYTVNNVTETVMGIEGVEIDAKQSKVDKFYYTLSGQRLTGKPSQRGVYIHAGKKIVVK, encoded by the coding sequence ATGAAACGTAAACTCGTGTTTTTATATGCCTTAGTATTTTCCCTTTGTGCCATGTCACAGGGTTGGCCTACTAATTATGGTGGTGTAATGCTACAAGGTTTTTATTGGGATTCGTTCGACGATTCGCAGTGGACTGTGCTGGAGAAGAAAGCTAATGACTTCTCTGGTTATTTCGATCTTGTATGGGTTCCGCAGAGTGGCAAGGCTGCTGCAACGAAGTCGATGGGTTATGATCCACTCTATTACTTCAATCAGAACTCATCGTTCGGTACGGAGGCGGAGTTGAGGAGTATGATTACTACCTTTAAAAATAAGCAGATTGGTACGATTGCCGATGTGGTTATCAATCACCATGGAACGAATAATGGATGGTTTGGTTTCCCTGCAGAAGTTTATAAGGGAGTAACTTATCAAAACCTTTCTACGGATGTTTGTGCTGATGATGACGGTGGAGCGGCTGCTACAGAAGCAAGAAAAACGGGCACTCAACTTAGTCAGAACAATGACGATGGAGAAGGTTGGGGCGGTATGCGCGACCTTGATCACAAGAGTAGTAACGTACAGAAGATTGTTAAGGCATACGAAAATTACTTGCTTAATGACCTTGGTTATGCTGGCTTCCGTTATGATATGGTGAAGGGATTTGCCGCTTCTCATGTTGGTAATTATAATACAGCGGCTAACGTTACTTATTCTGTAGGTGAGTATTGGGACGGCAATGCGAATACCGTAAAGGCGTGGATTGATGCCACAGGAAAACGTAGTGCAGCCTTTGACTTTGCTTTCCGCTATGCTGTTCGTGATGCTATTAATCAGAATGATTGGCGTGTTCTTAATGATACAAGACTTACGGGGCTTAATATAGATAATGGTGCTTATAAGCAATATGCCGTAACCTTTGTTGAAAATCATGATGTTCAAGACAGAGGAACGACAAGTGGTTACAGCCCAGACCCTATCCGTAAGGATACGTTAGCAGCCAATGCTTATCTTTTGGCAATGCCTGGAACACCTTGTGTTTTCTATACTCATTATCTTGCTTATCCAAAGGAAATAAAGGCAATGATTGATGCCCGTAAGTTGGCTGGGGTAACGAATACGAGCAGTTATCAGAACTATCGTTCTTCTACTGGCTATTATGCGAATGTTGTTACGGGTAAGAACGGAAAACTTTTGGTGGTTGTGGGTAGCAATGCTAACCAACTAATAGTTCCTACTTCACGTTATACTAAGTTGTTGAGTGGTTATCACTACGCTTATTATTTGACTAATGATGCAGAGACCCCTTGGGTTGATAAGGCGAGTGGTCAGTATGAAGTAGAGAACTTAAAGGTTAAACTAACAGCAGTGTCTACCAATGCGGGAGCTAAACTTGTTTATACAACGAATGGTACAGAGCCAACGGCAAGTAGTGCGCAGGTGGCTTCTGGAACGGAAATAACCCTTCCTGAGGGTGAAACAACCTTGAAAGTGGCATTGTTGGCAGGTGGTGTAGTGGGTAAGGTTATCACTCGCAGCTATAAGGTTACGGCTCCAGTCCCTTACACGCCAGAGACAATTCGTGTTTATGTGAATACTGATCAGGTGAATTGGAGCATCTACGTGAATTATCATTCATGGGGTGGTACGCACACAGCAACGGCATGGCCAGGCGATAAGGTTACTACAACTGCAACGATAAATGGCAAGACTTGGTTCTATAAGGACTATACGCTCACAAAAGCTGATGACTATGTGAACTTTGTGTTTAGTATTGGTAGCGCAGCAAATGCCAGTGATAATCAAAGTTTAGACATTGAACGCGTGAAGAAAACGTCTTACTTTGTTATCTCATCAACAAAGGAAAATGGTAAATATACTGTCAATAATGTAACGGAAACAGTAATGGGTATTGAGGGAGTTGAGATAGATGCTAAACAGAGTAAGGTCGATAAGTTTTATTACACACTCTCTGGTCAGCGACTCACAGGTAAGCCTTCACAGCGTGGCGTTTATATCCATGCAGGCAAGAAGATAGTTGTAAAGTAA
- a CDS encoding SusF/SusE family outer membrane protein, with translation MKKLLIMASAALLLASCGSDEYEAWTAPQSNSAETVSTVTFNVSQAAAIDFNTATADSVQLFVPKVVSKDSVVSQTLTAVLSYNNKTATLNASKEGKVKSSELVSAVENLYGKNGDLHQVAVTVTDKVKLLRGEGFSLSQSVTANVTCVAPAFTQYLYMSGDANGWSFSNPLYSAAADGKYTGFMYLNQNGFKFATKQDWSGTDYGTGLVEKGSNIVMTEPAGFYKVDVDLTSQALTYTAISRVGVIGSATAGGWSSDQAMTYNATEKCWEIKGITLTAGEMKFRANNDWVLDWGGSLTDITFKGGNINVAAGKYNIKLYLLCDTKSHCTMETAP, from the coding sequence ATGAAGAAATTATTAATCATGGCAAGTGCCGCATTGCTCCTTGCTTCTTGCGGTAGCGATGAATATGAAGCATGGACTGCACCACAGAGTAACAGCGCAGAGACAGTTAGTACGGTTACGTTTAATGTAAGTCAAGCAGCTGCCATCGACTTCAATACTGCAACAGCAGACTCTGTTCAGCTATTTGTTCCAAAGGTGGTATCAAAAGATTCAGTTGTTTCTCAGACCCTGACAGCTGTACTTTCTTATAATAACAAGACAGCAACCCTTAACGCAAGTAAAGAGGGTAAGGTGAAGAGTTCAGAACTTGTTTCTGCCGTAGAGAACCTCTATGGTAAGAATGGCGACCTGCATCAGGTAGCTGTTACAGTGACAGATAAAGTAAAGTTGCTTCGTGGTGAGGGTTTCAGTCTTTCACAGAGCGTAACTGCAAATGTGACTTGTGTTGCCCCAGCTTTCACTCAGTATCTTTATATGTCAGGTGATGCTAACGGCTGGTCATTCAGCAATCCGCTTTATAGCGCAGCTGCTGATGGTAAGTACACAGGCTTTATGTATCTCAACCAGAACGGCTTTAAGTTTGCAACTAAGCAGGATTGGAGCGGTACTGACTATGGTACTGGTCTCGTAGAGAAGGGTAGCAATATCGTGATGACTGAGCCAGCAGGATTCTATAAGGTTGATGTTGACCTCACGTCACAGGCACTTACCTACACAGCTATTAGTCGTGTTGGTGTTATTGGTTCTGCAACAGCAGGTGGCTGGAGCAGCGATCAAGCAATGACCTACAATGCTACTGAGAAGTGTTGGGAGATAAAGGGCATCACATTGACCGCTGGTGAGATGAAGTTCCGCGCTAACAATGATTGGGTATTAGACTGGGGTGGCTCATTGACTGATATTACTTTCAAGGGTGGTAACATCAATGTTGCAGCTGGTAAGTATAATATTAAGCTCTATCTCTTGTGTGATACGAAGTCGCATTGTACAATGGAGACAGCTCCTTAA
- a CDS encoding DUF4280 domain-containing protein has product MAQSYIRQGTCIVCSNMTCGVPRKLGVSRKKCTVINGSSTQPILNVDDKKVSECFDCKNPESFWGGLVALCVGICIGIAIGAAIVATGGAAAVAMAAYAAAKCAIVVTLAVAAVSVVAYTATHDCDASLQGIWKLMHDSVLLNGKSALLNQSVLDCPQKGKILIILNENAASEAAKLISMYNNREVYIQWGTQLLEGCITGLAAQLTGGVGYGDMAVEVGTYILSESTGGVFGKVKSGSDTYDAISEGKSAYNEVGNKTRQVNESTSRINQYEGVLNDRTNARNASIPNRGQQAARTRQSQAQRGLNIERARNQDLNKKLDAAKKGVRNAAINFGATVTNAIIDLISDELKKQCGKNVEAEVTNIQLNNDTGSNQNTSFMGIISSK; this is encoded by the coding sequence ATGGCACAATCCTATATAAGACAAGGTACTTGCATCGTATGTTCCAATATGACATGTGGCGTGCCCCGTAAGTTAGGTGTTTCTCGCAAGAAGTGTACGGTAATTAATGGTAGCAGTACGCAGCCGATACTGAATGTTGATGATAAGAAAGTTTCAGAGTGTTTTGACTGCAAGAATCCAGAGAGTTTCTGGGGAGGATTGGTAGCACTTTGTGTTGGTATCTGCATTGGTATTGCTATTGGTGCAGCAATCGTTGCGACAGGAGGTGCAGCAGCTGTGGCTATGGCAGCATATGCAGCTGCAAAATGTGCTATTGTAGTAACACTCGCAGTGGCAGCTGTCAGCGTTGTGGCTTATACGGCAACACATGATTGTGATGCATCTCTTCAAGGGATATGGAAGTTAATGCATGATTCTGTGCTGTTAAATGGAAAGTCAGCTCTTTTAAATCAATCTGTTTTAGATTGTCCTCAAAAAGGTAAAATATTAATTATCTTAAACGAGAACGCTGCATCGGAAGCAGCAAAACTGATATCCATGTACAATAATCGTGAGGTTTATATTCAATGGGGAACACAGCTTTTGGAGGGATGTATTACAGGTTTAGCTGCGCAATTGACAGGTGGTGTAGGGTATGGTGATATGGCTGTAGAAGTTGGAACCTATATCCTATCTGAAAGTACGGGAGGAGTATTCGGTAAAGTAAAAAGTGGCAGTGATACATATGACGCTATTTCGGAAGGTAAAAGTGCGTATAATGAGGTCGGTAATAAAACAAGACAAGTCAATGAGTCTACAAGTCGGATAAATCAATATGAAGGCGTATTAAATGATAGGACGAATGCCCGGAATGCAAGTATTCCGAATAGGGGGCAACAAGCTGCAAGAACCCGACAGAGTCAGGCGCAAAGAGGATTGAATATAGAAAGGGCAAGAAATCAGGATTTGAATAAAAAACTTGATGCTGCCAAAAAAGGTGTTCGTAATGCTGCAATTAATTTTGGAGCTACGGTGACTAATGCCATTATTGATCTTATTTCTGATGAGTTAAAGAAACAATGTGGTAAAAACGTGGAAGCAGAAGTTACAAATATACAACTTAATAATGACACAGGCAGTAATCAGAATACTTCCTTTATGGGAATTATATCCTCTAAATAA
- a CDS encoding desulfoferrodoxin family protein — translation MSKRNELYKCSESGQIVEVLLGGECGVAGMEHVVENTTDAATEKHVPVVEKIEGGYRVTVGEVEHPMTEAHSILWIELVTNNNEVLRKYLEPTDRPVAEFKTDATEVYAREYCNLHGLWRSK, via the coding sequence ATGTCAAAGCGAAACGAATTATATAAGTGTTCAGAGAGTGGTCAGATCGTTGAAGTATTATTAGGCGGTGAGTGTGGTGTTGCTGGTATGGAGCATGTAGTTGAGAATACTACTGATGCTGCTACTGAGAAGCACGTACCAGTTGTTGAGAAGATTGAAGGTGGTTACCGTGTAACTGTTGGTGAGGTTGAGCACCCAATGACAGAGGCACACTCTATCCTTTGGATTGAGTTGGTAACTAACAACAATGAGGTTCTCCGCAAGTATCTCGAGCCAACAGACCGTCCAGTAGCTGAGTTTAAGACTGATGCAACTGAGGTTTACGCACGTGAGTACTGCAACCTTCACGGTCTCTGGCGTTCAAAGTAA
- a CDS encoding SusE domain-containing protein encodes MKSIIKSSLLLCAGVALFSACDKDLDNNPVLQSPKTFVLNTPAYAAQTIDLKVAESLKFTWSQPEYGFPVAAEYGMQFSTTNTWTKSVDAVVDMDAERGNYAAVGSPTGTASTSVPAADLATAIEKMERYEENAVPATQELYARVYSLVNGDTIYSNPVKMSVAPYYVELSDAPVETWYLVGGSFGDGSWGNSQVVPLLPMEGQEYDKKTGKGVISWTGYLSTAGFKLKKNPENWDAGQVGQGSSFGDFVYNDGGSSDIKVPTAGYYTITFDTKNTKLKIEKYTGAAPTVYNSMALPGKHDSWNAAGTAMTAQTTVVENHDWKTTVTFAEKSTGADGEGCKFAANGTWDVNWGSEAFPYGVATKGGKNVRNGKGTYIVYFNDITGQYSFVKQ; translated from the coding sequence ATGAAATCAATAATTAAGTCATCGTTGCTGTTGTGTGCAGGTGTGGCACTGTTCTCTGCCTGCGACAAGGACTTGGACAACAATCCAGTTCTTCAGTCACCAAAGACATTCGTTCTGAACACACCAGCTTACGCTGCACAAACAATAGATTTAAAGGTTGCTGAGAGCCTGAAGTTCACATGGTCGCAGCCTGAATATGGTTTCCCTGTAGCTGCTGAATATGGTATGCAGTTCTCAACTACCAACACTTGGACAAAGTCTGTGGACGCTGTTGTTGATATGGATGCTGAACGTGGTAACTATGCTGCTGTTGGTTCGCCAACAGGTACAGCTTCTACCTCTGTTCCTGCAGCCGACCTTGCTACTGCCATTGAGAAGATGGAACGCTACGAGGAGAATGCTGTTCCTGCAACGCAGGAACTCTATGCACGTGTTTACTCATTAGTAAATGGTGATACAATCTACTCTAACCCTGTAAAGATGAGTGTTGCTCCTTATTATGTTGAACTCTCTGACGCCCCTGTTGAGACTTGGTATCTCGTCGGTGGTTCGTTCGGTGATGGCTCTTGGGGTAATAGTCAGGTGGTTCCATTGTTGCCAATGGAAGGTCAGGAGTATGATAAGAAGACAGGTAAGGGTGTTATTTCTTGGACTGGTTATCTGTCAACAGCAGGCTTCAAGCTGAAGAAAAACCCAGAGAATTGGGATGCTGGTCAGGTTGGACAGGGTTCAAGCTTTGGTGATTTTGTTTATAACGATGGTGGTTCTTCTGATATCAAAGTGCCAACAGCTGGTTATTATACCATTACTTTTGATACCAAGAATACGAAGCTGAAGATAGAGAAGTACACGGGTGCTGCACCAACTGTTTATAATTCTATGGCTCTTCCCGGTAAGCATGACAGCTGGAATGCTGCTGGAACAGCAATGACTGCACAGACAACTGTTGTAGAAAATCATGATTGGAAGACTACTGTAACCTTCGCTGAGAAGTCTACTGGTGCTGATGGTGAGGGCTGTAAGTTCGCTGCTAACGGTACTTGGGACGTAAACTGGGGTTCTGAAGCATTCCCATACGGTGTTGCAACGAAGGGCGGTAAGAACGTTCGCAATGGTAAGGGTACTTACATTGTTTACTTCAATGACATCACTGGTCAGTACTCTTTCGTAAAGCAGTAA